Proteins encoded together in one Petrotoga sp. 9PWA.NaAc.5.4 window:
- a CDS encoding L-threonylcarbamoyladenylate synthase — METIILEIDPLNIEEEKIKKAAQAIKENKTVVFPTETVYGLGANGFSENAVRKIFEAKGRPFDNPLILHVANIKSFLEFSYISYSLLEKIERLLPGPVTFVLRKKEIIPNIVTAGKNTVAIRMPAHPIALKLIEYAGVPIAAPSANISGKPSSTLSEHVIHDLKGKVDYIIIGGKVEFGVESTVIDLTQGKVPVLLRPGPIPPEKLKEIFGDIEIPKFVYGIVEADYIKAPGMRYKHYSPNTPVILIEHDEKENMVNKVVDEYQKYSNAIVLCLREHSLFYKEKNINYDIIGSEDNYYEFAAKLFEMLRKYDEKVEVMIVEGIEDKGIGIAVMNRLRKASEKTV; from the coding sequence ATGGAAACGATAATTTTAGAAATAGATCCTTTAAATATTGAAGAAGAAAAAATTAAAAAAGCTGCTCAAGCAATTAAAGAAAATAAAACTGTAGTTTTTCCTACAGAAACGGTTTATGGGTTGGGAGCAAATGGATTTTCAGAAAACGCTGTAAGAAAGATTTTTGAAGCAAAAGGTAGACCTTTTGATAATCCGTTGATTTTACATGTTGCAAATATCAAATCTTTTTTAGAGTTCTCGTACATTTCATATTCGTTGTTAGAAAAGATAGAGAGACTGTTACCTGGTCCTGTGACTTTTGTCCTTAGAAAAAAAGAGATAATCCCTAATATTGTTACTGCAGGCAAAAATACTGTTGCAATAAGAATGCCTGCACATCCTATTGCTTTAAAGCTTATTGAGTATGCGGGCGTTCCAATAGCTGCCCCAAGCGCTAATATATCAGGTAAGCCGAGTTCAACTTTATCTGAACACGTTATACATGATTTAAAAGGAAAAGTTGATTATATAATTATAGGTGGCAAAGTAGAATTTGGTGTGGAATCTACCGTAATTGATTTAACTCAAGGTAAAGTTCCTGTACTATTGAGACCAGGGCCAATACCTCCTGAAAAGTTAAAAGAGATTTTTGGCGATATTGAAATTCCGAAATTTGTATATGGTATTGTAGAAGCCGATTATATAAAAGCTCCGGGAATGAGATATAAGCACTACTCTCCTAATACTCCTGTAATATTAATAGAACATGATGAAAAAGAAAATATGGTAAATAAGGTCGTCGATGAATATCAAAAATATTCAAATGCAATTGTATTGTGTTTAAGAGAGCATTCTCTTTTTTACAAAGAAAAAAACATAAATTATGATATTATAGGTAGTGAGGATAACTATTATGAATTTGCAGCAAAACTTTTTGAGATGTTAAGAAAGTACGATGAAAAAGTAGAAGTTATGATTGTTGAAGGTATAGAAGACAAAGGTATAGGTATTGCTGTGATGAATCGTTTAAGAAAAGCATCAGAAAAAACTGTTTAA
- the purN gene encoding phosphoribosylglycinamide formyltransferase, with product MKEIIILASGNGTNFEAICNYFSDPKKNVKVKLLITDNKKAFVIKRSQKVGIDCWVIDYHSCKSREEYNKKLFALLKSLDFDLIVLAGYMRILPDYIVKYYEKRIVNIHPSLLPNYKGLNAIERSFNNRESYGGITIHYVDEGVDTGEIIFQKNLKILKNWTLEKYEENIHKLEHQYYPQIIEKILKSISGI from the coding sequence TTGAAAGAAATAATAATTTTAGCTTCTGGTAATGGAACTAATTTTGAAGCAATATGTAATTATTTTTCGGATCCTAAAAAAAACGTTAAAGTGAAATTGTTGATTACTGACAATAAAAAAGCCTTTGTAATTAAAAGATCACAAAAGGTTGGAATTGATTGTTGGGTTATTGATTATCACTCATGTAAAAGTAGAGAAGAATACAACAAAAAACTTTTCGCACTTTTGAAGAGTTTAGATTTTGATTTAATAGTTTTAGCTGGTTATATGAGGATACTTCCCGATTATATAGTAAAATATTATGAAAAAAGGATTGTAAATATTCATCCTTCTCTTTTACCTAATTATAAAGGTTTAAACGCTATAGAAAGATCATTTAACAATAGAGAATCTTACGGTGGCATAACTATTCATTATGTGGACGAAGGAGTTGATACGGGAGAAATTATTTTTCAAAAAAACTTAAAAATACTAAAAAATTGGACATTAGAAAAATATGAAGAAAATATTCATAAATTAGAGCATCAATATTATCCACAGATAATTGAAAAAATATTAAAAAGCATAAGTGGAATATAA
- a CDS encoding sensor domain-containing diguanylate cyclase: MNLKIKNLLLFIATIVSFYLLKLDFINVNWMDFLFLVFITIITDNIKIYWKNNRLISNMPAFLYAFILGPEYILISCLIIIFSRTKHKELSKRIYRVLVFSTAYSVAALISYSFSTSFSLFSLFLFVSISKFLNYLIVDLPKKVDLSFFLFEYLLFLSFIPYSFLYLYFSESIFRYSILLVNLFILLIFYAFVNLLNQKLNENIKSERLRKLNEVIINLGSVLKDFSLKIPPEQILDKIGDILHDELGYSYVLISLFDFDKKLIRRVTQKGLSKEIFEKIQNQEVPISEVNRFFRKKYKYKEIYFIPQANLINDIYTHQPRENIDENYFQETSNKWDPDDLLLLSLRDEKDRLIGYISLDGPENNLKPTKEEMNILSVFAEMVSLVLTHSQKFLEIKNSSEKDGLTGVYNHSKLFLDLEEFEKEKVKICLVFFDIDNFKAFNDTYGHEFGDWVLIQIANILQNNTRNDDRVYRYGGDEFVLILKNIFKKDLLNIVNRIFSCINEMEPKISVSAGCCCSEEKVDSYTQILNKADERMYKAKKEGKTGIIFYE, from the coding sequence TTGAACTTAAAAATTAAGAATTTACTTCTTTTTATCGCTACTATTGTATCTTTTTACTTACTAAAATTAGATTTTATTAATGTAAATTGGATGGATTTTCTTTTTCTTGTTTTTATAACTATTATTACAGATAATATAAAAATTTATTGGAAAAACAATAGATTGATATCAAATATGCCGGCTTTTTTATATGCTTTTATTTTAGGTCCAGAGTATATTTTAATTTCTTGTTTGATAATAATCTTTAGTCGAACGAAACATAAGGAATTATCAAAAAGAATATATAGGGTTCTTGTATTTTCTACTGCCTATTCTGTTGCGGCATTAATATCATACAGTTTTTCGACATCGTTTTCTTTGTTTTCTTTGTTTTTATTTGTCAGTATTTCCAAATTTTTAAATTATTTAATAGTCGATCTTCCTAAAAAAGTTGATCTAAGCTTTTTTTTATTTGAATATTTACTTTTCTTAAGTTTTATTCCTTATTCTTTTTTATATCTATACTTTTCAGAAAGCATTTTTAGATACTCTATATTGTTAGTTAACTTGTTTATCTTGTTGATTTTTTATGCTTTCGTCAATTTATTAAATCAAAAATTGAATGAAAATATAAAAAGTGAAAGATTGAGGAAGTTGAATGAAGTAATAATAAATTTGGGGTCAGTTTTAAAAGATTTTTCTTTAAAAATTCCGCCAGAACAAATTTTAGATAAAATCGGGGATATTTTACATGATGAATTAGGATATTCTTATGTTTTAATAAGTCTTTTTGATTTTGATAAGAAACTTATCAGGAGAGTAACTCAAAAAGGTTTATCAAAAGAGATTTTTGAAAAGATTCAAAATCAAGAAGTACCGATTAGCGAAGTCAATAGATTTTTTAGAAAAAAATATAAATACAAAGAAATTTATTTTATTCCTCAAGCAAATTTAATAAATGATATCTATACCCATCAACCTCGGGAAAATATTGATGAAAATTATTTTCAAGAAACGTCGAATAAATGGGATCCTGATGATTTATTGTTGCTTTCTTTGAGAGATGAAAAAGATAGATTAATAGGGTATATTTCATTGGACGGTCCTGAAAACAACTTAAAACCAACAAAAGAAGAAATGAACATTTTATCTGTATTTGCTGAGATGGTCTCATTGGTTTTAACTCATTCGCAGAAGTTTCTTGAAATTAAAAACAGCTCTGAAAAAGATGGTTTAACAGGAGTTTATAATCATTCTAAACTCTTTTTGGATTTAGAAGAATTTGAAAAGGAAAAAGTAAAAATATGTCTCGTTTTTTTTGATATCGATAATTTTAAGGCTTTCAACGATACTTATGGGCATGAATTTGGTGATTGGGTTTTAATTCAAATTGCAAATATATTACAAAATAATACAAGAAATGATGATAGGGTATATAGATATGGTGGGGATGAGTTTGTGTTGATACTTAAAAACATTTTTAAAAAAGATTTGTTAAATATAGTCAATAGGATTTTTTCGTGTATTAATGAAATGGAACCAAAAATATCTGTAAGTGCCGGTTGTTGCTGTAGTGAAGAAAAAGTTGACAGTTATACTCAAATTTTGAATAAAGCTGATGAAAGAATGTATAAAGCAAAAAAAGAAGGGAAAACGGGCATCATTTTTTATGAATGA
- a CDS encoding radical SAM protein: MKFLIVNPWIYDSAAYDFWLKPLGLLYISEILKNLGHEVIFIDLLNRYDKELVKQKKVKDKYYGTGKFYNEVVEKPSILKNIPRDFKRYGLPIELFRQKLEKIKKNEKVDAILVGVTLTYWYYGGLKCIEVLREFFPETPIFFGGIYSTLYTEHAKETFSCYNVSVFPGMGILPLKGVLNELNLNSESLDRLDWFEKTDLTYELYDSDLPYVVLITSVGCSFKCSYCVTPKMWHFEYRSIDKIVDNIDFILKKRPYIKDIVFFDDAFLLRDDIKDLLKALSAFEIRFHLPNGIHARRVDEEIAYLLKKANFKTIKLGYESYDYKTQKETGFKVSNRDLERAILNLKKVGFSKDDISAYILINLPGQSKEKVIEAIDFCYSLGIRINLNEFTPIPGTTEFNKLVEEKYIFENIDPLLLNNTYIPYWANFTLNVDEINEVKNYARSKYFQ; the protein is encoded by the coding sequence GTGAAGTTTCTAATTGTGAATCCTTGGATTTATGACTCAGCTGCTTATGATTTTTGGTTAAAACCATTAGGCCTTTTGTATATTTCTGAAATTTTAAAAAATTTAGGCCATGAGGTAATTTTTATAGATCTATTAAACAGGTATGACAAAGAATTGGTGAAACAAAAAAAAGTAAAAGATAAATACTATGGTACTGGTAAGTTTTATAATGAAGTTGTTGAAAAACCATCCATATTAAAAAATATACCAAGAGATTTTAAAAGATACGGTTTACCAATCGAACTATTCAGACAAAAATTAGAGAAAATTAAAAAAAATGAAAAAGTAGATGCTATTTTGGTTGGAGTTACTCTTACATATTGGTATTATGGGGGACTTAAATGTATTGAAGTTTTAAGAGAATTTTTCCCTGAAACTCCGATATTTTTTGGTGGTATTTATTCTACTTTATATACAGAACATGCAAAAGAGACATTTTCTTGTTATAATGTTTCTGTTTTTCCTGGTATGGGAATTTTACCTTTAAAAGGTGTTTTAAATGAATTAAATTTGAATTCAGAAAGTTTAGATAGATTAGATTGGTTTGAAAAAACAGATTTGACCTATGAATTATACGATTCTGACCTTCCTTATGTTGTATTAATTACTTCGGTTGGATGTTCCTTCAAGTGTTCTTACTGTGTTACTCCAAAAATGTGGCATTTCGAATATCGAAGCATAGATAAGATTGTAGATAATATTGACTTTATATTAAAAAAAAGACCTTATATAAAAGATATAGTCTTTTTCGATGATGCTTTTTTGTTAAGGGATGATATTAAAGATTTGCTAAAGGCGCTTTCTGCTTTTGAGATTAGATTTCACTTGCCAAATGGAATACATGCAAGAAGAGTTGATGAAGAGATTGCTTACTTACTAAAAAAAGCTAATTTTAAAACGATTAAGCTGGGATATGAAAGTTATGATTATAAAACTCAAAAAGAAACAGGGTTTAAAGTAAGTAATCGAGATCTTGAAAGAGCTATTTTAAACCTAAAAAAAGTAGGTTTTAGTAAAGATGACATATCTGCTTATATTTTAATTAATTTGCCTGGTCAAAGCAAAGAAAAAGTTATAGAAGCAATAGATTTTTGCTATTCCTTAGGAATTAGAATAAATTTAAATGAATTTACACCTATACCTGGTACAACTGAGTTCAATAAATTGGTTGAAGAAAAATATATTTTTGAAAATATTGATCCATTATTGTTGAACAATACCTATATACCATATTGGGCAAATTTTACATTGAATGTAGATGAAATAAATGAAGTAAAAAATTATGCGCGTAGTAAATATTTTCAATAA
- the purH gene encoding bifunctional phosphoribosylaminoimidazolecarboxamide formyltransferase/IMP cyclohydrolase, with protein sequence MVKIERALISTYKKENVVDFANFLKNIGIEIVSTGGTAKKLEENGIKVTLIEEITDFPEILDGRVKTLHPKIHGGILARRNKREDMEILVRYNIKPIDLVYVNLYPFLDMAQNNDINLSELFEFIDIGGPTLIRAAAKNYKDVLVIVDEEDAKKVEEKLINGEEINEDYRLYLASKAFNLTAFYDTCISSFLQNVISKKTGKDYQTKYLTIPFEKTFDLRYGENPHQKAYFYKNSLNIGSMTTFDQLNGKELSFNNLRDADSAWKVVAEFDEPTCCGLKHSTPCGVASGKNTLEAFKKAYECDPVSIFGGIVAFNRSVNVETAKKLNEIFLEIVMAPDYDEEALRILQKKKNLRILKMKYTPLDKYEHVSIDGGLLTQEVDKDLINDFHVVTEEKITDEIKEELIFAWKVVKFVKSNAIVVSKNKATTGIGTGQPNRIWAAIEALERSKDKGAEVLASDAFFPFSDVVEKAAEYGIKAIIQPGGSIRDNDSIQACNKYGISMVFTGMRHFKHL encoded by the coding sequence ATGGTTAAGATTGAAAGGGCTTTGATAAGTACTTATAAAAAAGAAAATGTGGTTGATTTTGCAAATTTTTTAAAAAATATAGGGATAGAAATAGTTTCTACAGGGGGAACCGCTAAAAAATTAGAAGAAAATGGAATTAAAGTTACTCTTATTGAGGAAATTACCGATTTTCCAGAAATTTTAGATGGTAGAGTTAAAACATTACATCCAAAAATACATGGTGGTATTTTAGCGAGAAGGAATAAAAGAGAAGATATGGAAATTTTAGTTAGATATAATATAAAGCCTATAGATCTTGTATATGTAAATCTTTATCCTTTTTTAGATATGGCCCAAAATAATGATATTAATTTAAGTGAATTATTTGAGTTCATAGATATAGGTGGTCCAACTTTAATAAGAGCTGCTGCTAAAAATTATAAAGATGTATTAGTTATTGTTGATGAAGAAGATGCAAAAAAAGTAGAAGAAAAATTGATAAACGGTGAAGAGATAAATGAAGATTATCGATTGTATTTAGCCTCAAAAGCTTTCAATTTAACAGCCTTTTATGATACTTGCATTAGTAGTTTTTTGCAAAATGTTATTTCTAAAAAGACAGGGAAAGATTATCAAACAAAATATTTAACTATCCCTTTTGAAAAGACTTTTGATTTAAGATATGGAGAAAATCCTCATCAAAAAGCTTATTTTTACAAAAATTCATTAAATATAGGAAGTATGACTACTTTTGATCAACTTAATGGCAAAGAGTTATCTTTTAATAACTTACGAGACGCAGATTCTGCCTGGAAAGTAGTAGCTGAATTTGATGAACCTACATGCTGTGGTTTAAAGCATAGTACGCCTTGTGGGGTAGCCAGTGGTAAAAATACATTGGAAGCATTTAAGAAGGCTTATGAATGTGATCCTGTATCAATATTTGGTGGAATCGTTGCTTTTAATAGATCTGTTAATGTAGAAACCGCAAAAAAATTGAATGAAATATTTCTTGAAATAGTTATGGCACCTGATTATGATGAAGAAGCTTTAAGAATTTTACAAAAGAAGAAAAATCTTAGGATACTTAAAATGAAATATACTCCTTTAGATAAATATGAACATGTTTCAATAGATGGAGGATTGTTAACTCAAGAAGTTGATAAAGATTTAATTAATGATTTCCATGTAGTTACAGAAGAAAAAATCACAGACGAAATTAAAGAAGAACTAATATTTGCATGGAAAGTCGTTAAATTTGTGAAATCTAATGCCATCGTTGTTTCAAAAAATAAAGCTACTACAGGGATTGGTACTGGTCAGCCAAATAGAATTTGGGCGGCGATTGAGGCACTTGAAAGAAGCAAAGATAAAGGAGCAGAAGTTTTGGCTTCAGACGCATTTTTCCCTTTTAGTGATGTAGTTGAGAAAGCAGCAGAATATGGTATAAAAGCTATAATTCAGCCAGGTGGATCTATTAGAGACAATGATTCTATACAAGCGTGTAATAAATATGGTATTTCTATGGTATTCACAGGAATGAGACATTTTAAACATTTATAA
- the purF gene encoding amidophosphoribosyltransferase has translation MLMENCGLFAAYSKDSRYNVTGRIIEGLLALQHRGQEAAGIAVSDGIKIQTYKGKGVVNSVFNKSISQKIKGYFGIGHVRYSTNGFSNFVNAQPLTVRYKNEFFSIAHNGQIENSAELKKIFEEKGSIFMTTSDTELIPHLLVNNFKKAPSKWESKEVGKVIDKSIGPSYSLLLLFENKIIVLRDAFGYRPLFLCETKNGIYVASEDSAFKIFPLRDANIREIKPGEAVEIKDGIIKSYEINPNKNYKFCFFEQVYFARPDSNVFGENVHLMREKLGELCAKENPIDADIVIPVMDSGFSAALGYSKASGIPLEMGLMRNKYVGRTFIDPDIQERKLGVRRKLSPVKEVIENKRLVLVDDSIVRGTTVKYIVKMLRENGAQEVHIRIASPMVVNTCHWGVDIPDKNDLICSTKSLKEIEVLVNADSIKFISLTNLLNSLGSDGRKYCLHCFQNDWGETSF, from the coding sequence ATGTTGATGGAGAATTGTGGATTATTTGCTGCTTATTCAAAAGATTCACGATACAATGTAACTGGAAGAATAATTGAAGGATTATTAGCTTTGCAGCATAGGGGTCAAGAAGCAGCAGGGATTGCAGTGTCAGATGGAATTAAAATTCAAACTTACAAAGGAAAAGGAGTGGTAAATTCGGTTTTTAATAAAAGTATTTCACAAAAGATAAAAGGTTATTTTGGCATAGGCCATGTGAGATATTCAACTAATGGTTTTTCTAACTTTGTAAATGCTCAACCTTTGACTGTAAGATATAAAAATGAGTTTTTCTCTATAGCACATAATGGGCAAATAGAGAATAGCGCAGAGTTAAAAAAAATATTTGAAGAAAAGGGTTCAATTTTTATGACTACTTCTGATACTGAACTGATACCTCATTTGTTAGTTAACAATTTCAAAAAAGCTCCTTCAAAGTGGGAATCAAAAGAAGTAGGAAAAGTAATTGATAAAAGTATAGGACCTTCTTACTCTTTATTGTTGTTGTTCGAAAATAAAATTATTGTATTAAGAGATGCTTTTGGATATAGGCCGTTATTTTTGTGTGAAACAAAAAATGGGATTTATGTTGCTTCCGAGGACAGTGCATTCAAAATTTTTCCTCTAAGGGATGCAAATATCAGGGAAATCAAACCAGGAGAAGCGGTTGAAATAAAAGATGGTATCATAAAAAGTTATGAGATCAATCCTAATAAAAATTATAAATTTTGTTTTTTTGAACAGGTATATTTTGCGAGGCCAGATTCTAATGTATTTGGAGAAAATGTCCATTTAATGAGAGAAAAATTGGGGGAACTTTGCGCAAAGGAGAATCCTATTGATGCTGATATAGTAATTCCTGTCATGGACAGTGGATTTTCTGCAGCATTAGGTTACTCAAAAGCATCTGGTATTCCTTTAGAAATGGGTCTTATGAGGAACAAATATGTTGGAAGGACGTTCATAGATCCTGATATTCAAGAGAGAAAATTAGGAGTAAGAAGGAAACTTTCTCCTGTAAAAGAAGTTATAGAAAACAAGAGATTGGTATTGGTAGATGATTCGATAGTTAGAGGTACCACCGTAAAATATATAGTTAAAATGTTGAGAGAAAATGGTGCTCAAGAAGTTCATATTAGAATTGCCTCTCCTATGGTTGTTAATACTTGTCATTGGGGAGTGGACATTCCTGATAAAAATGATTTAATTTGCTCTACTAAATCTTTAAAAGAAATTGAAGTCCTTGTCAATGCCGATTCTATTAAATTTATATCGTTGACTAATTTATTGAATTCTTTGGGATCAGATGGTAGAAAATATTGCTTACATTGTTTTCAAAATGATTGGGGAGAAACTTCCTTTTAG
- a CDS encoding type III pantothenate kinase — MELLFDVGNSYTIVGIHNVDKFFTWRLGPSILESEDILFANLSKLVEYSKLDINNIKEIGISSVVPKVNFILEQFSNKYFNIEPIFVSSEHKVYNIGYLVDYPKEIGADRLSNVIASKVDYGDNVIAVDFGTAITVDVLEGGNFVGGAIIPGFRTAINALFSKTAKLPEVDLIPVNYNLGKNTIDNIQIGVVKTTLFGIEKLIQEIKNERKQDFFVVVTGGDAKFLKFSFFDKYDSNLTLKGIKYYMKEVKTL, encoded by the coding sequence ATGGAACTTCTATTTGATGTTGGGAATTCTTATACGATTGTTGGAATACACAACGTTGATAAGTTTTTTACATGGAGATTGGGACCAAGTATCCTCGAATCGGAAGATATATTATTCGCAAATCTATCAAAATTAGTAGAATATTCTAAACTTGATATTAATAATATTAAAGAAATAGGAATATCTTCAGTCGTTCCAAAAGTAAACTTTATTTTGGAACAATTTTCTAATAAATATTTTAACATAGAGCCTATATTTGTTTCTTCAGAACACAAAGTTTATAATATTGGATACTTAGTTGACTATCCAAAAGAAATAGGTGCAGATAGATTAAGTAATGTAATAGCGAGTAAAGTTGATTATGGAGATAATGTAATTGCTGTAGATTTTGGAACCGCAATTACAGTTGATGTTCTTGAAGGAGGAAATTTTGTTGGCGGCGCTATAATTCCGGGATTTAGAACAGCTATAAATGCTTTATTTTCTAAAACTGCCAAACTTCCAGAAGTTGATTTAATTCCTGTGAATTATAATTTAGGCAAAAATACTATTGATAATATACAAATAGGAGTTGTTAAAACTACTTTATTTGGCATAGAAAAATTAATTCAAGAAATAAAAAACGAGAGAAAACAAGATTTTTTTGTGGTTGTGACTGGCGGCGATGCTAAATTTTTAAAGTTTTCTTTTTTTGATAAATATGATTCAAACCTTACTTTAAAAGGTATAAAGTATTATATGAAAGAAGTAAAAACTCTTTAA
- the purM gene encoding phosphoribosylformylglycinamidine cyclo-ligase, protein MYYKESGVDVNKANEAIKEIKELVGDNIGAYAGIFPLYDFLAFNGYTDPVLVATTDGIGTKLELLKEHKMWDIAAIDLVAMNLNDLVCMGAKPLFFLDYFATSSLHKNDFICFIKNLTGTLKKYDCKLLGGETAELPGIFYENQEDVAGFAVGIAEKEKMFDYSKIKTGDKLIGLTSSGIHSNGYSLVRKLLKDQKLAYKNYILNPTRVYVDQTLRIRDYIKGAAHITGGGIIDNLGRIIPNGYCANIKVDWEYPKVFHDIMDAGVSLNEMFKVFNMGVGMIYIMNEDNLTKVKEILEIEFSETVLLIGEISNCKSVEEKVYLEF, encoded by the coding sequence ATGTATTATAAAGAATCAGGGGTAGATGTTAATAAGGCAAATGAAGCTATAAAAGAAATAAAGGAGTTAGTTGGAGATAATATTGGAGCATATGCGGGGATTTTTCCATTGTATGATTTTTTAGCTTTCAACGGTTATACAGATCCTGTATTGGTAGCAACAACAGATGGAATAGGAACAAAATTGGAACTTTTGAAAGAACATAAAATGTGGGACATTGCAGCCATAGATCTTGTTGCCATGAACTTAAATGATTTAGTTTGTATGGGAGCTAAACCTTTATTCTTTTTGGATTATTTTGCTACTTCTTCACTTCATAAAAACGATTTTATATGTTTTATAAAAAATTTGACAGGGACTTTGAAAAAATATGATTGCAAACTTTTGGGTGGAGAAACTGCTGAATTACCCGGTATTTTTTATGAGAATCAAGAAGATGTTGCAGGGTTTGCTGTAGGAATTGCTGAAAAAGAAAAAATGTTTGATTATTCAAAGATAAAAACAGGAGATAAATTGATAGGATTAACTTCTTCAGGAATACATTCTAATGGTTATTCATTAGTTAGAAAATTATTGAAAGATCAGAAATTGGCCTATAAGAATTATATTTTGAATCCTACAAGAGTATATGTTGATCAAACTTTAAGAATAAGAGATTATATAAAAGGCGCTGCTCATATTACAGGTGGAGGCATTATAGATAACTTAGGTAGAATTATTCCTAACGGTTATTGTGCAAATATTAAAGTTGATTGGGAATATCCAAAAGTTTTTCACGATATAATGGATGCTGGAGTATCTCTTAATGAGATGTTTAAAGTTTTTAATATGGGAGTTGGAATGATTTATATAATGAACGAAGATAATCTAACTAAAGTAAAGGAAATCTTAGAAATTGAATTTTCAGAAACAGTTTTGTTAATAGGGGAAATATCGAATTGTAAAAGTGTTGAAGAAAAAGTCTATCTTGAATTTTAA
- the purD gene encoding phosphoribosylamine--glycine ligase, with product MRILVIGKGGREHALAWKFAQNKNVENIFVMPGNDGISFENKCKCVNIDDIDEILDFAKKESIDITFVGSEEYLAKGIVDKFKENKLNIIGPERKAARLESSKVFAKNFMQKYGVQTADYITFDNLYETRSYIENLKNSKYPLVIKADGLAGGKGVFICNNLEESEKALNELMEKSFFKEAARKIVLERYLSGFETSLFILLDGENYNILCFSKDHKKLLEEDKGPNTGGMGAITPHPDIKEELREVIDQKIIFPTLNGLKKEGLFYKGVLYIGLLIENDEPYVLEYNVRFGDPEAQSILYLMKNDLLDIVNSLQNENINNCEIQWNNEFSLCLTICTKDYPFSYNVGEKIIIDPTITSKIFYAGVKLEDKDLVTNGGRVLNIVNSGKTLKEVREKVYRDVDKIFFKSRYYRKDI from the coding sequence ATGAGAATTTTGGTGATTGGTAAGGGTGGTAGAGAGCATGCGTTAGCTTGGAAATTTGCACAAAATAAAAATGTTGAAAATATTTTTGTTATGCCTGGCAACGATGGTATCTCTTTTGAAAATAAATGTAAGTGTGTAAATATTGACGATATAGATGAGATTTTAGATTTTGCTAAAAAAGAAAGTATAGATATAACTTTTGTAGGTTCTGAAGAGTATCTTGCTAAAGGAATAGTTGATAAATTTAAGGAAAATAAGTTAAATATAATTGGTCCTGAAAGGAAAGCAGCGAGGTTAGAAAGTAGTAAAGTTTTTGCCAAGAATTTTATGCAAAAATATGGAGTTCAAACAGCAGATTACATAACATTTGATAATTTATATGAAACGAGATCTTATATAGAAAATCTAAAAAACTCAAAATATCCGCTTGTTATAAAAGCTGACGGTCTTGCTGGGGGAAAAGGAGTTTTTATATGTAATAATTTAGAAGAATCAGAAAAAGCACTTAATGAGTTGATGGAGAAATCATTTTTTAAAGAAGCTGCTCGAAAAATTGTTTTAGAAAGATATTTAAGTGGTTTTGAAACTTCATTATTTATATTGTTAGATGGGGAGAACTACAATATTTTATGCTTTTCTAAGGATCATAAAAAACTTTTGGAAGAAGATAAAGGGCCTAATACTGGTGGAATGGGGGCTATAACTCCTCATCCTGATATAAAAGAAGAATTGAGAGAAGTTATTGATCAAAAAATTATTTTTCCAACACTAAATGGTTTAAAAAAAGAAGGTTTGTTTTATAAAGGTGTGTTATATATTGGATTATTGATAGAAAATGATGAGCCGTACGTATTAGAGTATAATGTAAGATTCGGTGATCCGGAAGCTCAATCTATTTTATATTTGATGAAAAATGATTTATTAGACATTGTAAATTCACTTCAAAATGAGAATATTAATAATTGTGAAATTCAATGGAACAACGAATTTTCTTTATGCTTAACGATTTGTACTAAAGATTATCCTTTTTCTTACAACGTTGGTGAAAAAATAATTATAGATCCCACAATAACGTCTAAGATTTTTTATGCAGGTGTTAAGTTAGAAGATAAAGATTTAGTAACCAACGGGGGAAGAGTTTTGAATATTGTAAATAGCGGTAAAACATTGAAAGAAGTGAGAGAAAAAGTTTATAGGGATGTTGATAAGATATTTTTTAAATCACGATATTATAGAAAAGATATCTAA